A single region of the Rhinoraja longicauda isolate Sanriku21f chromosome 12, sRhiLon1.1, whole genome shotgun sequence genome encodes:
- the LOC144598535 gene encoding potassium-transporting ATPase subunit beta-like, with protein sequence MAAFNEKKTCGQRMEGFKRFLWNPETKEIMGRTPGNWVLISLYYVAFYVVICSLFALSMFVLLYTTDPYTPTYQDRLKAPGVTIQPQPKDLRIDFNISNPKTWHCYVHELQHFLSAYNESVQEKKNYNCTSGNYTFQSGYGPNSKFACKFTRDMLKNCSGLEDPTFGYKTGQPCILIRMNRIISYLPGNGTTPNVTCAVLHAYPENIGNVVFYPENGTFDLSYFPYYGRQPQPNYTNPLVAVKFLTLKRDKKVEIQCKINAPGMISDNPYEKFEGRVIFTLDIKK encoded by the exons ATGGCTGCCTTCAACGAGAAGAAGACATGTGGCCAGCGCATGGAGGGGTTCAAACGCTTCCTTTGGAATCCAGAAACAAAGGAAATAATGGGGAGGACACCTGGAAACTGGG TTCTCATCAGCCTGTATTACGTGGCCTTCTACGTTGTAATTTGCTCACTGTTTGCCCTGTCCATGTTTGTGCTGTTATATACGACAGACCCATACACACCGACTTATCAAGACAGACTCAAAGCACCAG GTGTGACGATACAACCACAACCAAAAGATTTGAGGATCGACTTTAATATTTCAAATCCAAAGACATGGCACTGTTACGTCCACGAGCTTCAGCATTTTCTTTCAG CATATAATGAGTCAgtccaggaaaaaaaaaactaCAACTGCACCAGTGGCAACTATACTTTCCAAAGTGGGTATGGCCCTAATTCAAAGTTTGCCTGCAAGTTTACTCGAGACATGCTGAAGAATTGCTCTGGACTGGAGGATCCCACTTTTGGATACAAAACTGGTCAACCCTGCATCTTAATCCGAATGAACAGG ATTATCAGTTACTTGCCTGGAAATGGAACCACCCCAAACGTAACTTGTGCTGTTCTG CATGCTTATCCGGAGAATATTGGAAATGTGGTATTTTATCCTGAAAATGGCACCTTTGACCTTTCATATTTCCCTTACTACGGCAGGCAGCCGCAG CCAAACTACACCAATCCATTGGTTGCAGTAAAATTCCTGACTCTGAAAAGGGACAAAAAAGTTGAAATTCAATGCAAGATTAATGCGCCAGGAATGATCAGTGACAACCCCTATGAAAAATTTGAAGGACGGGTCATCTTTACACTGGATATCAAGAAATGA